A single genomic interval of Acidobacteriota bacterium harbors:
- a CDS encoding Maf family protein: MRLVRLVLASASPRRAELMTAAGFVFDTVPADVDERVLPGELPEDHVRRLALAKATAIADWYPHCGAAAADAEVAPPAVAHDAPAEGTKVAVAADTAVIVAADTVVVIDGLILGKPENDEAAAGMLRRLSGRSHDVLTGLCVRCGSRARQAVERSTVTFATLHEDEIRSYVASREPRDKAGAYAIQGLASKFVVAVEGSYSNVVGLPVSTLYRLLLDLGLTV; this comes from the coding sequence ATCCGTCTCGTGCGACTTGTACTGGCGTCCGCCTCCCCCCGCCGCGCCGAGTTGATGACGGCGGCGGGTTTCGTTTTCGATACGGTTCCGGCCGACGTCGACGAGCGCGTGCTGCCCGGCGAGCTCCCCGAGGACCACGTTCGACGGCTGGCGCTCGCCAAGGCCACCGCAATCGCCGACTGGTATCCGCACTGCGGTGCAGCCGCGGCAGACGCCGAGGTCGCACCGCCGGCGGTCGCCCATGACGCACCTGCGGAAGGCACGAAGGTCGCGGTCGCGGCGGACACGGCGGTGATCGTGGCAGCCGACACGGTGGTGGTCATCGATGGGCTGATTCTGGGCAAGCCGGAAAATGACGAGGCCGCGGCCGGGATGTTGCGCCGGCTATCTGGTCGGAGCCACGACGTGCTCACCGGCCTGTGCGTGCGCTGCGGCTCGCGCGCCCGGCAAGCCGTGGAGCGCTCCACCGTGACGTTCGCGACGCTCCACGAGGACGAAATCCGGTCGTACGTGGCGAGTCGCGAACCTCGCGACAAAGCTGGCGCCTATGCCATTCAGGGCCTGGCTTCGAAGTTTGTCGTGGCGGTGGAGGGGTCCTACAGCAATGTCGTCGGTCTGCCGGTGTCCACCCTGTATCGCCTGCTGCTCGATCTGGGCCTGACGGTGTGA
- a CDS encoding DciA family protein → MESVQNLVASGIASIVRRAPLSPEKVMFAWRVAVGQALARLTHVALRPDGVLDVVVTDARWLRELERSSPMILERLRDLLGQDEVRRIGLTCPSNTRSDRRRPPKSHSR, encoded by the coding sequence ATGGAATCTGTTCAGAATCTCGTCGCGTCCGGCATCGCCAGCATCGTGCGCCGTGCTCCGCTTTCGCCAGAGAAGGTCATGTTTGCGTGGCGCGTGGCGGTTGGTCAGGCCCTCGCCCGCCTGACGCACGTGGCGCTCCGGCCCGACGGCGTGCTGGACGTGGTCGTCACCGACGCACGCTGGCTGAGGGAACTCGAGCGCTCCTCACCCATGATCCTGGAACGGCTGCGCGATCTGCTCGGACAAGACGAGGTGCGCCGAATCGGTTTGACCTGTCCCTCCAACACGCGGTCCGATCGTCGCCGCCCCCCGAAGTCACATAGTCGGTAG
- a CDS encoding 3-hydroxybutyryl-CoA dehydrogenase, which translates to MITTVGVVGAGTMGNGIAQTFAQSGFQVILQDVVEPALVKARATIEKSLAKFVEKGKLSAADRDATLTRLSTTTDLNAMAKADFIVEAATERVDLKLKLFGDLDRIARAGVILGSNTSSISITMLGAATKRPELVLGMHFMNPVPLMTLVELIKGQTTSVDAMATASGLCQKLGKTPVEAADYPGFIANRILMPMINEAIFAVMEGVGTPEAIDTVMKLGMNHPMGPLTLADFIGLDVCLAIMEVLHDGLGDPKYRPCPLLRRMVMAGQLGRKSGMGFYRY; encoded by the coding sequence ATGATCACTACAGTCGGAGTCGTCGGTGCCGGCACGATGGGGAACGGGATCGCGCAGACATTCGCGCAGAGCGGATTCCAGGTCATTCTGCAGGACGTCGTGGAGCCCGCGCTCGTGAAGGCGCGTGCGACCATCGAGAAGAGCCTCGCGAAGTTCGTGGAGAAAGGCAAACTGTCGGCGGCCGATCGGGACGCAACCCTGACGCGCCTCAGCACGACCACAGATCTGAACGCGATGGCAAAGGCGGACTTCATCGTGGAGGCCGCCACGGAACGTGTCGATCTGAAGCTGAAGCTGTTTGGCGATCTCGATCGAATCGCGCGCGCCGGCGTCATCCTCGGATCCAACACATCGTCGATTTCGATCACGATGCTGGGGGCCGCCACGAAGCGGCCGGAACTGGTGCTCGGCATGCACTTCATGAATCCGGTTCCGCTGATGACGCTCGTCGAGCTGATCAAGGGCCAGACCACCTCCGTTGACGCGATGGCCACGGCTTCCGGGTTGTGCCAGAAGCTGGGCAAGACCCCTGTCGAAGCGGCGGACTATCCCGGCTTCATCGCCAACCGCATCCTGATGCCCATGATCAACGAGGCCATCTTTGCGGTGATGGAAGGAGTGGGCACACCCGAGGCGATCGACACGGTGATGAAACTGGGCATGAATCATCCGATGGGCCCGCTGACGCTGGCCGACTTCATTGGCCTCGACGTGTGCCTGGCCATCATGGAGGTGTTGCACGACGGCCTCGGCGACCCCAAGTACCGTCCCTGCCCGCTGCTGCGCCGCATGGTGATGGCCGGACAGCTGGGCCGGAAGAGCGGGATGGGATTCTATCGGTACTAA
- a CDS encoding phage minor head protein produces MASTKRRCERDTGDSDAAQSGDYSDAAVAQWKRDVAAGIVPDPWALDPLVKGAAEGRRVAGIVATEVLGAHVGTELRFDLTNQMAVAWANNNAARLIVEISAETQAAVRQAVVRSMRGELTLQEVAKYVRGIVGLTAKQEQAVNAVYDKAIEQGVSAADALAESQGYAETLRKYRSEVIARSEVLRASNAGQRLIWQQGKAAGLLQGMEQIWIATKDDRLCPICCEMDHTTVPIGHPWTFPDGRQDMEPQGIHPQCRCTVALQEIAKK; encoded by the coding sequence ATGGCATCGACCAAACGACGCTGCGAGCGGGACACCGGCGATTCGGACGCGGCCCAATCGGGCGACTACAGCGACGCGGCCGTGGCTCAGTGGAAGCGAGACGTGGCTGCGGGCATCGTGCCGGACCCTTGGGCGCTTGACCCACTCGTCAAGGGCGCAGCGGAAGGGAGACGCGTTGCGGGCATCGTGGCGACTGAGGTGCTTGGCGCCCACGTTGGGACAGAGCTCCGCTTCGACCTCACGAACCAAATGGCGGTGGCGTGGGCCAACAACAACGCGGCCCGGCTAATCGTCGAGATCAGCGCCGAGACGCAGGCTGCGGTGCGCCAGGCCGTCGTGCGCTCGATGCGTGGCGAGTTGACCTTGCAGGAAGTGGCGAAGTACGTGCGTGGGATCGTGGGTCTCACCGCGAAGCAAGAGCAGGCCGTCAACGCCGTTTACGACAAGGCCATTGAGCAAGGAGTCTCTGCTGCCGACGCGCTGGCGGAATCCCAAGGCTACGCGGAGACGTTGCGGAAGTATCGCAGCGAGGTGATTGCGCGTTCAGAAGTCCTCCGGGCCTCGAATGCCGGCCAACGCCTCATCTGGCAGCAGGGCAAGGCGGCTGGACTCCTGCAAGGGATGGAGCAAATCTGGATTGCGACGAAGGACGATAGGCTCTGTCCGATCTGCTGCGAGATGGACCACACAACGGTGCCCATCGGCCACCCGTGGACATTCCCAGACGGCAGACAAGATATGGAACCCCAGGGCATCCACCCGCAGTGCAGGTGTACCGTTGCGCTCCAGGAGATCGCTAAGAAATGA
- a CDS encoding DUF4440 domain-containing protein, with the protein MNAPADVQAIKDASLTWDKAWSGSNAEAVVSGFYTADAAKMDPNQPALVGQQAIRAASQKYFDQYTDEGRSILEDVRVSGDLAVAKGIYEGRATPKAGGSSAQVKDKFVTAFQRQADGSWKAFWDIYNSDLPMPGTTADGADEQAVMQVERDLATASVKRDIAVIERSVAKEYTSVADGKADDVMKMMAEFKAGAYQIESYTVSNLKVHVFGDAAIATMTQAVKGTYKGTAFSKDYRITDFFIKRDGRWQVVNEQSTTIKQ; encoded by the coding sequence GTGAACGCCCCCGCCGACGTGCAGGCGATCAAAGACGCCTCGCTCACATGGGACAAAGCGTGGAGTGGATCAAATGCCGAAGCCGTGGTCTCGGGGTTCTATACCGCCGACGCGGCGAAAATGGACCCGAATCAACCCGCTCTCGTGGGCCAGCAGGCGATCCGCGCAGCGTCCCAGAAGTACTTCGATCAGTACACCGACGAGGGCCGCAGCATTCTGGAAGATGTCCGAGTCTCGGGGGACTTGGCCGTTGCGAAAGGAATCTATGAAGGCAGGGCCACGCCGAAGGCCGGTGGCTCGTCCGCCCAAGTCAAGGACAAGTTCGTAACGGCTTTTCAGCGTCAGGCTGACGGATCCTGGAAAGCCTTCTGGGACATCTACAACAGCGATCTGCCCATGCCCGGAACCACGGCGGACGGTGCGGATGAACAAGCGGTGATGCAGGTCGAACGAGACTTGGCCACTGCGTCGGTGAAGCGAGATATCGCCGTCATTGAGCGCAGTGTCGCGAAGGAGTACACGTCGGTGGCTGACGGCAAAGCCGATGACGTGATGAAGATGATGGCGGAGTTCAAGGCCGGAGCCTATCAAATCGAATCCTATACGGTGAGCAACCTGAAGGTTCATGTCTTCGGGGATGCCGCCATCGCGACCATGACTCAAGCGGTGAAAGGTACGTACAAGGGCACAGCCTTCTCCAAGGACTACCGCATTACCGACTTCTTCATCAAGCGCGACGGACGGTGGCAGGTCGTCAACGAGCAGAGCACCACCATCAAGCAGTAG
- a CDS encoding cytochrome c maturation protein CcmE, with protein MNQKVVKIGITSVVLVLALAGLLYSTLGEGTEYYKHVEEVMVNPSVWQGKNLQLHGFVVKDSILRKRDSLEYKFQVQSKGAVVNATYVGIVPDTFKDDSEVVLKGRLESDGFHVIPNGVMAKCPSKYEPKKGLGSPGM; from the coding sequence ATGAATCAGAAAGTCGTCAAGATCGGCATAACGAGCGTGGTCCTGGTCCTGGCCCTGGCCGGCCTGCTCTATTCGACGTTGGGCGAGGGCACAGAATACTACAAGCACGTGGAAGAAGTGATGGTGAACCCCAGCGTGTGGCAGGGGAAGAACCTGCAGCTCCACGGGTTCGTGGTGAAGGATTCCATCCTGCGCAAGCGTGACTCCCTTGAGTACAAGTTCCAGGTTCAGAGTAAAGGCGCGGTCGTCAACGCCACCTATGTTGGAATCGTGCCCGACACGTTCAAGGACGATTCGGAAGTGGTCCTCAAAGGTCGCCTGGAGTCGGACGGCTTCCACGTGATCCCGAACGGCGTCATGGCGAAATGTCCTTCGAAATACGAACCGAAGAAGGGGTTGGGCAGCCCGGGCATGTAA
- a CDS encoding heme lyase CcmF/NrfE family subunit has product MASLGTFLLFATFVVSAYAIAASLAGARRGSRRLVESGVGAFYLVAATMTVASAVITHAFVTNDYTIKYVQRYSDRVQPLFYKITSYWGGLDGSIMFWVFLLSLFGALAVYVNRDRHRELVPYVVAIISGVQMFFLFLMVVHKNPFDTYLVQTPADGQGLNPLLQNIYMVVHPPSLYVGFVGMTIPYAFGMAALITGHLDDSWLRAIRRWTMVSWLFLSLGLTLGMIWAYEVLGWGGYWGWDPVENAGLLPWLTASAFLHSVIVQERRGMLKVWNVTLVIITFFLTIFGTFMTRSGVVQSVHAFGEDRALAWMFSVFMIAILLFSFGWVIRRLPMLRPRYDMDSWISREAAFVANNWILLIAAAIVLFGTMFPTMSEALTGNRLTVGPLFFNKWMMPLGLVLLCLTGIAPLLAWRRSTLSNLSDSFVWPVTFALVVSATLVALGVRVWSAGICFGLCAFVTATIVQEFVRGARVRKTATGTDLLTATIGLVMRERRRYGGYIVHLGIVLMFLGFAGEAFKMDRQVLLKQGEEATLRHYTVRNMGVKVTDDGQKQMVTGHVAVSEDGKSVGMLYPARSFFRKHEEQPTTDVAIRRALDEDLYLIMPAYELKDQSMSLQVVINPLVSWVWMGFGILVLGTGIALLPERAFEFALGRAPAGAATMTLVMLAAVSLVTRAG; this is encoded by the coding sequence ATGGCATCCCTCGGAACGTTTCTCCTGTTCGCGACGTTTGTCGTCAGCGCGTACGCCATTGCCGCATCGCTGGCGGGCGCACGGCGCGGATCCCGCCGGCTGGTCGAAAGCGGCGTGGGTGCGTTTTATCTGGTCGCCGCAACCATGACGGTCGCCTCGGCCGTCATCACGCACGCGTTCGTCACCAACGACTACACCATCAAGTACGTCCAGCGCTATTCGGACCGCGTGCAGCCGCTGTTCTACAAGATCACGTCGTATTGGGGCGGCCTCGACGGCTCGATCATGTTCTGGGTGTTCCTGCTGTCCCTGTTCGGCGCGCTGGCGGTGTACGTCAACCGCGATCGGCACCGGGAACTCGTCCCGTACGTGGTGGCGATCATCTCGGGCGTGCAGATGTTCTTTCTGTTCCTGATGGTCGTGCACAAGAACCCCTTCGACACCTACCTCGTGCAGACGCCCGCAGACGGTCAGGGGCTCAATCCGCTGCTGCAGAACATCTACATGGTCGTGCATCCGCCGAGCCTCTACGTCGGGTTCGTGGGGATGACGATTCCGTACGCCTTCGGCATGGCGGCTCTGATTACGGGGCATCTTGACGATTCGTGGCTGCGAGCCATCCGCCGCTGGACGATGGTGAGTTGGCTGTTCCTGTCGCTGGGGCTGACGCTCGGCATGATCTGGGCGTACGAAGTGCTCGGATGGGGCGGCTACTGGGGCTGGGACCCGGTCGAAAACGCCGGCCTGCTGCCGTGGCTCACGGCCTCCGCCTTCCTCCACTCGGTGATCGTGCAGGAACGCCGCGGCATGCTGAAGGTGTGGAACGTGACGCTCGTGATCATCACGTTCTTCCTCACCATCTTCGGCACGTTCATGACGCGCTCCGGCGTCGTGCAGTCGGTGCATGCGTTTGGTGAAGACCGGGCGCTCGCCTGGATGTTCTCGGTGTTCATGATCGCGATCCTGCTGTTCAGCTTCGGCTGGGTGATTCGCCGGCTGCCGATGCTGCGGCCTCGGTACGACATGGACTCGTGGATTTCGCGCGAGGCCGCGTTCGTGGCGAACAACTGGATCCTGTTGATTGCGGCGGCGATTGTGCTCTTCGGGACGATGTTCCCGACGATGAGCGAGGCGTTGACGGGCAACCGCCTGACCGTCGGCCCGCTGTTTTTCAACAAGTGGATGATGCCGCTCGGCCTGGTGCTGCTGTGCCTGACCGGCATCGCGCCACTGCTGGCGTGGCGCCGTTCCACGCTGTCGAACCTGAGCGATTCGTTCGTCTGGCCGGTGACCTTCGCGCTGGTCGTGTCGGCCACTCTGGTGGCGCTTGGCGTCCGCGTCTGGTCGGCGGGCATCTGCTTCGGGCTCTGCGCGTTTGTGACGGCGACGATCGTCCAGGAATTCGTGCGCGGCGCGCGGGTGCGAAAGACCGCAACGGGAACGGATCTGCTGACGGCCACCATTGGCCTGGTGATGCGAGAACGACGCCGCTACGGCGGCTACATCGTGCACCTGGGCATCGTCCTGATGTTCCTCGGGTTTGCCGGGGAAGCCTTCAAGATGGATCGACAGGTCCTGCTGAAACAGGGAGAGGAGGCCACGCTGCGCCACTACACGGTGCGCAACATGGGCGTCAAGGTGACCGACGACGGCCAGAAGCAGATGGTGACCGGGCACGTCGCGGTGTCGGAGGATGGAAAATCGGTTGGGATGCTGTACCCGGCGCGATCGTTCTTCAGGAAGCACGAAGAGCAGCCGACTACCGACGTCGCTATCCGCCGCGCGCTCGACGAGGACTTGTATCTGATCATGCCGGCGTACGAGTTGAAGGATCAGTCGATGAGTCTGCAGGTCGTGATCAACCCGCTGGTGAGCTGGGTGTGGATGGGGTTTGGCATTCTCGTGCTCGGGACTGGCATCGCGCTGCTGCCGGAACGGGCGTTCGAATTCGCGCTGGGACGGGCGCCGGCCGGGGCCGCGACGATGACGCTGGTGATGCTGGCGGCGGTGTCGCTGGTCACGCGGGCGGGTTAG
- the recA gene encoding recombinase RecA, with translation MAVDERGERTKALDVAVTQIEKQFGKGSIMRLGQKGAILPIDSIPTGAVSLDYALGVGGVPRGRVVEIFGPESSGKTTLALQVIAQAQKLGGMAAFVDAEHALDAAYAQKLGIELDNLLVSQPDNGEQALEIVEVLVRSGGVDVVVVDSVAALVPRAEIEGEMGEAQMGLQARLMSQALRKLTGVVSKSGTCLIFINQLREKIGVMFGSPETTTGGRALKFYASVRLDIRRIASIKEAEAVIGGRVRVKVVKNKVAPPFREAEFDILYGEGISKEGDLLDLAVDRKIVEKSGTWFSYGNERLGQGRENAKQFLRENKDVCKKLEDQVRAELGLVKDAAAVAEPLIEKEKPPAPRK, from the coding sequence ATGGCTGTCGACGAACGCGGTGAAAGAACCAAGGCTCTGGATGTTGCCGTCACTCAGATCGAGAAGCAATTCGGCAAAGGCTCGATCATGCGGCTGGGACAGAAGGGCGCCATCCTGCCCATCGATTCGATTCCGACCGGGGCGGTCAGCCTCGATTACGCCCTTGGCGTCGGCGGCGTGCCTCGCGGCCGCGTCGTTGAGATTTTCGGGCCGGAGTCGTCGGGAAAGACGACGCTCGCGCTCCAGGTGATCGCGCAGGCCCAGAAGCTCGGAGGGATGGCCGCCTTCGTCGATGCCGAGCATGCGCTTGACGCGGCATATGCGCAGAAACTCGGCATCGAGCTCGACAATCTTCTCGTGTCGCAGCCGGATAACGGCGAGCAGGCCCTCGAAATCGTCGAGGTGCTGGTGCGATCGGGCGGCGTCGATGTCGTGGTGGTCGATTCGGTGGCCGCGCTCGTACCCCGCGCCGAGATCGAGGGCGAGATGGGCGAGGCCCAGATGGGCCTGCAGGCCAGACTGATGTCGCAGGCGCTGCGCAAGCTCACCGGTGTGGTCTCCAAGTCGGGGACGTGCCTCATCTTTATCAACCAGTTGCGCGAGAAGATCGGCGTGATGTTCGGCAGTCCCGAAACGACCACGGGCGGGCGCGCGCTCAAGTTCTACGCGTCGGTCCGTCTCGACATCCGGCGCATCGCGAGCATCAAGGAGGCCGAAGCCGTCATCGGCGGGCGCGTGCGCGTCAAGGTGGTCAAGAACAAGGTGGCGCCGCCGTTCCGCGAGGCGGAATTCGACATCCTGTATGGCGAGGGCATCTCGAAGGAAGGCGACCTGCTCGACCTCGCGGTCGATCGCAAGATTGTCGAGAAGAGCGGCACCTGGTTCTCGTACGGCAACGAGCGGCTCGGACAGGGACGCGAGAACGCGAAGCAGTTTCTCCGCGAGAACAAGGATGTCTGCAAGAAGCTCGAGGATCAGGTCCGTGCTGAGCTTGGCCTGGTGAAGGACGCTGCAGCTGTGGCCGAACCGCTGATCGAAAAGGAAAAGCCTCCCGCGCCGCGCAAGTAG
- a CDS encoding zinc ribbon domain-containing protein, producing the protein MARRTTKTAGQTGGSRRVGAAAPSPSAVSARPEAGGVRPWHLLVLGVLMAAAAGAVMTSDGGTVQTVAVIATILTAGLVAAGVVRTLAPLVADEAGEETEMLGGRTRAALEREKMLVLRSIKEVEFDRAMRKISDADYNEIVPRLRTRAVGLIRQLEGGGGYRALIERDLAALVSANAPSASASAAPDAVEPGDQAAAAPVAAGTCPDCSTINGRDARFCKSCGTRLAGGV; encoded by the coding sequence ATGGCACGTAGGACGACGAAGACGGCCGGGCAGACCGGCGGCAGCCGGCGAGTGGGCGCGGCGGCACCCTCACCGTCGGCGGTATCCGCCCGCCCCGAGGCCGGAGGCGTGCGGCCGTGGCACCTCCTGGTCCTCGGCGTGTTGATGGCGGCTGCGGCGGGCGCTGTGATGACGAGCGACGGAGGAACGGTTCAGACCGTCGCGGTAATCGCCACGATCCTGACGGCTGGCCTGGTGGCCGCTGGCGTGGTCAGGACGCTCGCGCCGCTGGTGGCCGATGAGGCCGGCGAGGAGACCGAGATGCTGGGTGGACGGACCCGCGCGGCGCTCGAACGCGAGAAGATGCTCGTGCTGCGATCGATCAAGGAAGTCGAATTCGATCGTGCGATGCGCAAGATCTCGGACGCCGACTACAACGAGATCGTCCCGAGACTGCGCACGCGCGCCGTCGGCCTGATCCGGCAACTCGAAGGCGGAGGCGGCTATCGGGCGCTCATTGAACGCGACCTGGCGGCACTTGTCTCGGCCAACGCTCCGAGTGCCTCGGCGTCGGCTGCGCCCGACGCCGTCGAACCGGGCGATCAGGCGGCTGCCGCGCCGGTGGCAGCCGGAACGTGCCCCGATTGCTCGACGATCAACGGCAGGGACGCCAGGTTCTGCAAGTCGTGCGGGACGCGGCTGGCGGGGGGCGTATGA